The DNA sequence AACTCGGCACCGCCGTGGCCAGCTGGCTGCCCGCCGTGGTCACCGCCCCGGCCGTACTGGTCGGCGTGTCACTCGGTTGTCAGGTGGTGCTGGAGGCGGCCGCCCAGGCCCCCGACTGGGTGTCGGCGGTGGTGCTGGCCAGCCCCACGGTGGATCCGGGTCGCCGCACGTGGCGCAGCCAGCTGTGGCGCTGGCAGGCCGAGCAGACCACCCAGTCCGTCCGGCTCAAACGGATCCAGCTGACCGACTACCGCCGGGCGGGGGTGCGGCGGGTGCTGCGGACCTTCTCTGCGGCGCTGGCGGACCGGCCCGAGGACAGGATCCGCCGGGTCGGCGCGCCGGTGCTGGTGTGCCGGGGCACCCGCGACCCGCTGGTGTCCGACCAGTGGGTCGCCGACCTGCGCCGGCAGGCCCCCGATGCCCGGCTGTGCCGACTGCCCGGCGTGGTGCACGCGATGAGCCACGACAACCCGGCCGAGTTCGCCCGGGTGATCCACGGCTTCCTCGACGAGCTCGCGACGACCGGCGGAGGTGTCGACGGTGCCCGCGCCCGCGTTCCTGGCTAGCTTCGACTCGGCCTCGGCGATGCTGCTGGCCACCGCCGCGTACCTACGGGGTGAGTCGTTTCCCGCCCTCGGCCAGTCGAGACTGTTGAAACCGCTGGTGAAGGCGACCGACCTGCTGCCGGGCCGGGCCAGGGAGAAGGCGTTCATCGTCGGCGGGCTGACCGAGGCGGTACGGGCCGCGAAGATGGGCCGCATCGACGTGGCGGAGGTTTCCCGGTGGGTGACCCGGGAGTACCCACGGCGCCGCTATCCGGCGGTGGCGGTCGGCTCGTCCAGCGGCGCGCTGGTGCACCTGTGGGCGGCGCTGGGGGTGCCGTGGCTGCCGCAGACCTTCTTCATCCCGGTCGCCCAGCGGGTGCATCCGGACGATCCGACGACCGCGTTGCGCAAAGGTCTGCAGCCGGGTCGGGCGCTGCTCGACGCCAACCCGGACATCCAGCTGCACCACATGCACGACGCCAACCAGGACCGGTTGATGGTGCGGGCGCTGACCTACTTCCGGTTCAAGCGCCGCACCCTGGGCGCGGAGTACGAGGCGTTTCTCCGGGAACGGCTGGCTCCCGGCGGGACGATCATCATCGCCGACTGCCGCAAGCAGTGGCGGACCACCGCGGTCGGTGAGCGCCATGTGTTCCAGCACGGTGCGGTCGGCGGTGCCACCCAGAACGAGTTCCACCGGGGTGGCCCCCGGGTGGCCGCCTACCTGCACCGCTACGACTCCCCGGTACGCCGGTGGGTCGGCCCGGAACCGGACAGCGTCAGCCCGGAGGCGGAGTGGGGTTTCGCCCCGGAACTGGCCGAGGACGTCGACCGGTTCGCCGCCGAGAACGGCTACCAGGTCCGCCGGATCGGGTTCGACCGGCCGTCAGCACCCTCGCCGATGGTCGCCGACCTCTACCAGTGGTGGTACCGGCAGCGGCGCATCCCGGCGCGCCGGCTGCTGATCGAGTCGTTCATCGTGCTCGACCCGTGGTGGACGTTGCGGACCGGCTCGGTGCCCTACTGGATGACGTTCACCATGGATCCGAGCCTGCACGACGTCGAACGCTACCTGGACGAGCGGGATCCGTACGCCGACATCCACCTGGCGCTGTTCCAGAACGGTGTGCCGGACGCGGTGGGCTGGCCGCCGCCCGAGCGGTGGCAGGCGGTGCTCGACCGGGCCACCCGTAGCGGGCGCTACCTCGGCCGGAACCTGGCGGACTTCCCCTGTGAGATGTCGCTGTACGCACGGTACGACGAGGCGCTGCGGGCGATCCCGGCCCGGTATCCGATGCCGGGTCAGCTGACCCTCGCCCAGTTCGACGACTTCTGGCGGCGGTCCGGCGGGTACCCGGGCGTCAGCTGGGAGTCCCTGACACCGGACGGGTGAGGCCCGGGCCGCACCGGACCGCTCAGTTCTGCAGGAAGCCCTGGGCGACCCGGGCCTCGGCCAGCAACCGCGAGCAGGCGGCCGGGTCGGACTCGGTGATGGTGGGCACCTCGTCCTCGCCGCCGAGGCTGCGCAGGTACGCGAGTTCGGCGGGCCCGATGTGCCGGACCTTGCCGCTGTCGTGCACGACGTAGATCGGGTTCGGGGTCTGGATGGTGCACTGCACGAGGTACATGACGGTGTCTCCCGGGTCGTCGAGGTCGTCGATAATCCATCGCGGTCGGGGTGGTACCGGCGGTCGGATCGCGGTGACGATCTGCGCCGCCCGGGCGACGATCGTCGGCTTCTGAGCGACGATCGCCGGACCGGGACACTGGCTGTGTCCCCAGTCGAAGCCGTTCTCGGCCCCCATGCTGTGGTGGCCGAGTCCGCGTTCGAGCGGGCTGTTCGCGTTGCGGACCGGCACGCCGTGTTCGAGGTGTGATCGGGCCAGCAGTTGGGCGTTCGCCTCCAGCTGCGGTGCGGTGAGCCGGTCCGGCAGGAACCCTTCGTTCTCGATACTGAGCCAGGTGCGGTTGCCGGCCCGCTGTGTCCATGCCCGGATCTCGGTGTCGACCATCTGTGCGATGCGCCCGTCCTTGGCCACGACGAAGTGCGACGACACCCGCGACGCGGGGTTACGCTGCCAGGCGATGGTGCCCTCGAAGTAGCCGGCGGCGATGTGCACCACGATGCCGTGGTGCGCGTCGAGGCGGTCCTCCGGCTCGTTCAACGCACCGGTGCCGTTGCCGCTGTTCACGGTGGGACCCCGCCAGGTAGCGAGATCGGTCCAGATTCCCATGTGGTGGTGCCTCCTTTCCCAGCCGGCGGATGGGGTGGGTGGATCGATTCCAGTCGGCGTCGGAGGAACGTGGGACCGTGAACCGGCTCGGCCGCCGCCTGCCGGGTGGCCCCGCTCACCGGTGCGGTTCCGCTCGCCGGTGCGGGCGCCGCCGCGCCATCAGGTCCACTGTGTGCACCGGCTGGCCCGGCCGGTGACTCACCTCGATCGGCACGTCCGGCGACAACTCGACTCCGGTCCTCCCGGTGTCGTCAGTCTTGGTGACCGACGCCTCCCGACGGTGCCATGTATCGAGAATAGCGTGACCAACAAGCTCCTGACCAGGGCAAATAACTCTGAGTATTGGCAGCAATGGGTAAAGTTGTGGACCGCTGCTGGTTCGGATCGGTTGGCACCGGCCCGCCGCCGGAGGCCGGGTGGTGGCCGGCGGCGGCAGGGATCGTCAGTCCTGTGTGACCGGCAACCAGACCACCGACGGCCGCTGCGGGTCATGGAAGATCCACCGTTGGCTGCTCAGCAGCCGGGCGGCGGTACCCAGCGGCTCGCCGGAGCCCGGGTTTCTCGCCCACCGCGGATGCGCGCCACCGCTGACCTGCACCCGCAACCGTTCCCCCGCCGACAGCCGGCAGGCGGTCGGCCAGAGGGTCACCGGCACCCGGACCGCCTCGCCGTTCGTCGCCCCATCCACCCGGGACAGTCCATCACAGATGTTCCAGGACCTGCCGCGCCGGTCGACCCGGCACAGCCGAACGAACACGTCGAAGTACGCGACGGTGCAGCGGACGTACACCTCGGCCGTCACCGGGCCGATCAGCTCCACCGGCCCGGCCAGCGGCCCGCTCGTGTAGGTCAGCACGTCCGGGCGGGCCTCCAGCTCCCGGTTGTCGCGCACCCCGGCGTGCTGGGCGATCAGCATCGGCCCGCCCACCGCCGGAGTCGGTGCGGCCGGGTCGTAGCGGTGCCGGTCCGGTGCCGACCGGGGCGGCATCGCCCGGCCCAGCCGACCGCCCGGCCACAGGTACCACCCGGTGGTCGTCGCCGGCGGCGGCCAGTCGGCGAGGTCACGCCACCCGGCCCCGGCGACGTGCACCCGCACCGGCCGGTGCCCGGACGCGGCGGGCCCTTCGCCGAAATAGGTCGCGAAGAACTCCGCCGCCTCCCGGTACGCCGTGACGAACAGCCCGGGACTGCCGTGCGTCCACGGCCCGACGGTGAGCCGGGGCCGCCGGCCCGCCGCCCGCAACGCCGCGTAGTCGGCCAGCTGAGCCGGCAGGAAGATGTCGTGCCAACCGGTCACCATCGACACCGGAGCGCGGACCTGGGCGACCTCCCGGTGGAAGGTACGGGGCAGCCAGTACGGTGCCGCCGGACGGTGCTGGGTGAGCCACTCCTGGAAGAACGGCACGGTGACCCCGGTCGCGACCCGGTCGGCCTCGGCCAGTGGCAGATGCGCCAGGCCGGCGGTCAGCCGGGGCAGGCCACGACGTAGCTCACGCTGGCGGGTCAGCCACGGCACCTGCTGCGCCGACATCAGCTCCGCCCAGGTCAGCACCGTGTCCAGGGAGAACGCCCCGCCGGCGTACGTGGAGTCGCGGGTCTGCGCGGCGGTGACCACCGCGACCATCGCCCGCAGGTCGTCGCCGGCATGGGCGGCCGTGGCCCACTGCCCGAGGCCCTGGTAGGAGATGCCGAAGGTGCCAAGCCGTCCGTCGTACCAGGGTTGCCGGCGCAACCACTCCAACGTGTCCAGCCCGTCGGCCCGCTCGTGCAGCAACGGCTCGAACAGGCCGTCGGACCCGAACGTGCCCCGGCACGACTGGACGACGCAGTGCCAGCCACGGCGGGCGAACAGCAGACCGAGCAGCCGGACCGGACCGCCCCGACCGTACGGGGTCCGGATCAGCACGGCCGGCGCGGCGCCCGCACCCACCGGCCGATAGTGGTCGGTCCGCAGCCGCAGCCCGTCGCGGGTCCGCACGGCGAGGTCGCGCCGGATCCGGACCCGCCACGGACCCCCGGCACCGAACCGACGAAGGCCCGGGACCCCGAACCGCCGCAGGCCCGCAAGACCGTGCCGCCGCAGGCCCGCAAGACCGTGCCGCCGCAGGCCCGCAAGACCGTGCCGCCGCAGGCCCGCAAGACCGTGCCGCCGCAGGCCCGCAAGACCGTGCCGCCGATCGGGCCGGCCGTCAGCGCCCACGGCCGCCGTCCCGGGCAGCGGCGCGCACCTCGTCGCGGTGCGCCCGGGTGGACTCGCCCATCGCCGCCAGGAACCGGCGGACCGTCTCCAACTCGTCGTCGGTGAAGTCGGCCATCACGGCGTCGGTACGCCGGCCCAGCGGGGCGAAGAACTCGCGGGCCAGGGCGGCGCCCTCGGCCGCGTACCGCAGCCGCACCTTGCGCCGGTCGTCCGGGTCCCGGTCGCGGTACAGGTGTCCGGCCCGCTCCAGCCGGTCCACCAGGGCGGTGACCGAACCGGAGGTCAGGTTGAGGTGCACGCCCAGGCCGCCCGGGGTGATCGGGCTCCCGGTCTGCTCGGCGTCCATCACGGCGATCAGCGCCTGCAGGTCGGTGGCGTGCAGGTCGTGCAGTGCGGCGAAAGCATGGCCGACATGGCCGGCGTCGACGGTGTAGCTGCGCAACCGGCGGATGATCTCCGCCACCACCGCTGACCGACCACTCGGCCGGGTCCCCCATACACCGGCGCCCACCGTGTGCCCTCCGATCCATGTCCTGACATGACCCTATCCCAGCCCGGCTATAGTCTTGATGAACGAGATACTGGATGGCCGTGAGATTTTGCCCCCGCCCAACCGGCGACGAACGAGGTGCACACATGCCCACACCGCTCGGCACCCGGCTGACCGCGATCATCTGCGGCCGGTGGACCGCCTGGCTGGTTCTGCTCACCGCAGCCGCATTTTCCGCGCTGGTGATCGACTTCGCCGGCGATCCCCGCACCGGCGACGACCCCACCGGGGCGCTGCCCGACTCCGCCGAGTCCGTCCAGGTCGCCGAACTGCGCCGGCAACTGCCCGGCGGGCAGCTCAACCCGGCCCTCGTCGTCTACTCCCGCGACGGACAGCCGCTGACCGCCGACGACGACGCCGCCATCGCCACCGACCGTGAAGCCTTCGCCCGCGACGCCGTCGGCGAGGTCGGCCCACCGGTGTACGCCCCCGACCGCACCGCCGCCCTGGTCGCCGTCCCACTCCCCGCCGAAATCGACATCGAACGCCTCGGCGAGATCGTCGACCGGCTCCGCGCCGAGGCCCGCGCTGGACTTCCCGTCGGCGCCGAAGCGGAACTCACCGGCGGTGCCGGCTTCACCGCCGACGTCGCCGCCGCCTTCGACGGCGCCAACGTCACTCTGCTCGCCGCCACCGTCGCCGTCGTCGCCGCCCTGCTGCTGATCACCTACCGCAGCCCCTGGCTGTGGCTGGTGCCGCTCGCCGTGGTCGGCACCGCCGACGTGGTCAGCAACGGACTCATCGCCATCGTCAGCCGCGCCGTCGACCTGCGGATCGACCCCTCCACCACCGGCATCGTCGACGTGCTCGTCTTCGGTGCCGGCACCAACTACGCCCTGCTGCTGATCGCCCGCTACCGCGAGGAACTGCGCCGCGAACCCGACCGCCGCCGAGCCCTGCGCCGGGCGCTGAGCTCCGCCGGCCCAGCGATCACCGCCAGCGCCCTGACCGTTGTGCTCAGCCTGCTCACCCTGCTCGCCGCCGTACTCGCCAACGACCGCGCCATCGGCGTCGCCGGCGCCGTCGGCATCACCACCGCCATGCTGTACGGCCTGATCGTGCTGCCCGCCGCCCTGTCCGTCTGTGGACGTGGCCTGTTCTGGCCGTTCGTCCCCCGCCCGGGACAGGCCGACCCCACCCGCAGCGGCATCTGGGCCCGGGCGGGCGCGCTGGTCAGCCGGCGACCGCGCACCGTGCTCGCCGGCTCCCTGCTGCTACTTGCCGTGCTGGCCACCGGCCTGCTCGACGCCCGGATCGGGCTGAGCAAGACCGAACAGTTCCGGGTCAGCGCCGAATCCATCGACGGGCTGGCCACCCTGTCCCGGTCCTTCCCACCCGGCGCCGCCGACCCGGTGATCGTCGTCGCCGACGCCGCCCAGACGCCGGCGGTGCTCGCCGCCGTCGAAACGGTCGACGGGGTCGCCAGCGCCCGACCAGCCGGCGGCACCACCGACCTCGCCGTCGTCGAGGTGGTGCTGCGCGCCGAACCGGACAGCGCGGAAAGCTACCAGGTCATCCGGAACCTACGCGCCGCGCTCGACTCGGTACCGGCCGCCGACGCCCTCGTCGGCGGCTCCGTCGCCGCGAACCTCGACACCCGCGAGGCCGCCCTGCGTGACCTGCGGGTCGTCGTCCCACTGGTGCTCGTGGTGGTGCTGGCGGTGCTGATCGTGCTGCTCCGGTCGATCGTCGCACCGCTGATCCTGGTCGGTACGGTCGTCGCCACCTTCTTCGCCGCCCTCGGCGCGGCCACCACCCTGTTCACCCAGGTGCTCGGCTACCCGGCGCTGGACACCAGCGTGCCGCTGCTGGCGTTCCTGTTCCTGGTCGCCCTCGGCGTCGACTACAACATCTTCCTCACCACCCGGGCCCGGGAGGAGGCGGCCGTCGACGGCACCCGGCAGGGCGTGCGGACCGCGCTCGCCGTCACCGGCGGAGTGATCACCAGCGCCGGTGTCCTGCTCGCCGCGGTCTTCACCGTCCTGGGGGTGCTGCCGCTGGTCACCCTGACCGAGATCGGGGTGATCGTCGGGTTCGGCGTACTGCTCGACACGTTGCTGGTCCGGACGCTGCTGGTGCCGGCGATCGCGATGGTGCTCGGCCGACGGTTCTGGTGGCCGAGCGCGCTCGCCCGCCACCGCGTCCCGCAGCCGGTGCCGGTCAGGGCCGACCCCACGCCGAAGCCGGTCGGGGCCGACCCGATGCCGGGCCGGCGCGCCGATGCCGGAGGATAGGAGCATGCAGACCCGCTCCGATCTCCGTAACGTGGCCATCATCGCGCATGTCGACCACGGCAAGACCACGCTGGTTGACGCGATGCTGCGCCAAGGCGGCCAGCTGCACGCCCGCGCCGAACTGCCCGACCGGGCGCTGGACTCCATGGACCTGGAGCGCGAAAAGGGCATCACCATCCTGGCCAAGAACACCGCGATCAGCTACGTGCCCGACCAGGGCGACCCGGTCGTCATCAACATCATCGACACCCCGGGGCACGCCGACTTCGGCGGCGAGGTGGAACGCGGCCTCACCATGGTCGACGGCGTGGTGCTGCTGGTCGACGCCAGCGAGGGTCCGCTGCCGCAGACCCGGTTCGTGCTGCGCAAGGCGCTGCAGGCCCGGCTACCGATCATCCTGGTGATCAACAAGGTGGACCGGCCGGACGCGCGGATCAAAGAGGTCGTCGACGACACGTACGAGCTCTTCCTCGACCTCGACGCCGACGAGACCCAGATCGACTTCCCGATCGTGTACGCCTGCGCCCGCGACGGCGTCGCCTCGCTGACCCAGCCGGCCGGCGGCGCGGTGCCGGACGACAGCGACAACCTGGAACCGCTGTTCCGCACGCTGCTGGAGACGATCCCGGCACCGGCCTTCGACCCGGACGCGCCGCTGCAGGCGCACGTGACGAACCTCGACGCCTC is a window from the Solwaraspora sp. WMMD792 genome containing:
- a CDS encoding peptidoglycan recognition family protein → MGIWTDLATWRGPTVNSGNGTGALNEPEDRLDAHHGIVVHIAAGYFEGTIAWQRNPASRVSSHFVVAKDGRIAQMVDTEIRAWTQRAGNRTWLSIENEGFLPDRLTAPQLEANAQLLARSHLEHGVPVRNANSPLERGLGHHSMGAENGFDWGHSQCPGPAIVAQKPTIVARAAQIVTAIRPPVPPRPRWIIDDLDDPGDTVMYLVQCTIQTPNPIYVVHDSGKVRHIGPAELAYLRSLGGEDEVPTITESDPAACSRLLAEARVAQGFLQN
- a CDS encoding MMPL family transporter, yielding MPTPLGTRLTAIICGRWTAWLVLLTAAAFSALVIDFAGDPRTGDDPTGALPDSAESVQVAELRRQLPGGQLNPALVVYSRDGQPLTADDDAAIATDREAFARDAVGEVGPPVYAPDRTAALVAVPLPAEIDIERLGEIVDRLRAEARAGLPVGAEAELTGGAGFTADVAAAFDGANVTLLAATVAVVAALLLITYRSPWLWLVPLAVVGTADVVSNGLIAIVSRAVDLRIDPSTTGIVDVLVFGAGTNYALLLIARYREELRREPDRRRALRRALSSAGPAITASALTVVLSLLTLLAAVLANDRAIGVAGAVGITTAMLYGLIVLPAALSVCGRGLFWPFVPRPGQADPTRSGIWARAGALVSRRPRTVLAGSLLLLAVLATGLLDARIGLSKTEQFRVSAESIDGLATLSRSFPPGAADPVIVVADAAQTPAVLAAVETVDGVASARPAGGTTDLAVVEVVLRAEPDSAESYQVIRNLRAALDSVPAADALVGGSVAANLDTREAALRDLRVVVPLVLVVVLAVLIVLLRSIVAPLILVGTVVATFFAALGAATTLFTQVLGYPALDTSVPLLAFLFLVALGVDYNIFLTTRAREEAAVDGTRQGVRTALAVTGGVITSAGVLLAAVFTVLGVLPLVTLTEIGVIVGFGVLLDTLLVRTLLVPAIAMVLGRRFWWPSALARHRVPQPVPVRADPTPKPVGADPMPGRRADAGG
- a CDS encoding CocE/NonD family hydrolase, which codes for MRRFGVPGLRRFGAGGPWRVRIRRDLAVRTRDGLRLRTDHYRPVGAGAAPAVLIRTPYGRGGPVRLLGLLFARRGWHCVVQSCRGTFGSDGLFEPLLHERADGLDTLEWLRRQPWYDGRLGTFGISYQGLGQWATAAHAGDDLRAMVAVVTAAQTRDSTYAGGAFSLDTVLTWAELMSAQQVPWLTRQRELRRGLPRLTAGLAHLPLAEADRVATGVTVPFFQEWLTQHRPAAPYWLPRTFHREVAQVRAPVSMVTGWHDIFLPAQLADYAALRAAGRRPRLTVGPWTHGSPGLFVTAYREAAEFFATYFGEGPAASGHRPVRVHVAGAGWRDLADWPPPATTTGWYLWPGGRLGRAMPPRSAPDRHRYDPAAPTPAVGGPMLIAQHAGVRDNRELEARPDVLTYTSGPLAGPVELIGPVTAEVYVRCTVAYFDVFVRLCRVDRRGRSWNICDGLSRVDGATNGEAVRVPVTLWPTACRLSAGERLRVQVSGGAHPRWARNPGSGEPLGTAARLLSSQRWIFHDPQRPSVVWLPVTQD
- a CDS encoding MarR family transcriptional regulator; amino-acid sequence: MGAGVWGTRPSGRSAVVAEIIRRLRSYTVDAGHVGHAFAALHDLHATDLQALIAVMDAEQTGSPITPGGLGVHLNLTSGSVTALVDRLERAGHLYRDRDPDDRRKVRLRYAAEGAALAREFFAPLGRRTDAVMADFTDDELETVRRFLAAMGESTRAHRDEVRAAARDGGRGR
- a CDS encoding alpha/beta hydrolase; amino-acid sequence: MSPLLTPSPPGSPTPQPVTRQVEVPAPPSWRVRAGAPSDIMWTITSLCWDRPAAPTTQGPDRPPAPANRRPPIVLVHGLGVAAGLGVPVAGRLAATGTVLAPDLPGCGHSSKPEPVPDVAELGTAVASWLPAVVTAPAVLVGVSLGCQVVLEAAAQAPDWVSAVVLASPTVDPGRRTWRSQLWRWQAEQTTQSVRLKRIQLTDYRRAGVRRVLRTFSAALADRPEDRIRRVGAPVLVCRGTRDPLVSDQWVADLRRQAPDARLCRLPGVVHAMSHDNPAEFARVIHGFLDELATTGGGVDGARARVPG